The Engystomops pustulosus chromosome 4, aEngPut4.maternal, whole genome shotgun sequence genome contains a region encoding:
- the LOC140126045 gene encoding estradiol 17 beta-dehydrogenase 5-like yields MELREDSYVTLNDGHKMPVIGFGTYAPLQLPKSLAEEGVKVALEVGYRHIDCAFIYGNEVEVGRAINQKIADGTVKREEVFYTGKLWSTFQAPDKVCPAVEKSLKDLQLDYIDLFIIHSPIELKPGDNPFPVDENGKLIYHNTDIRETWKALEECKDAGLVRSIGVSNFNKSQVELILNNPELKYKPVCNQVECHIYLNQSKLQEFLKSHDIVLVGYSVLGSSRDEKWIDQNSPVLLEDPVLKSLAEKLGRTPAQVAMRFLLQRGIVVLAKSFTPARIKQNFQVFDFQLSEDEMKTLEGLNKNMRYISTLQWQDHPKYPFHDEY; encoded by the exons ATGGAACTCAGAGAAGATTCCTACGTTACACTGAATGATGGGCATAAAATGCCAGTTATTGGCTTTGGCACCTACGCCCCACTGCAG CTTCCCAAGAGCCTGGCAGAAGAAGGGGTAAAGGTAGCACTGGAAGTTGGTTATCGTCACATAGACTGCGCCTTTATCTATGGGAATGAAGTTGAAGTTGGCCGAGCCATCAATCAGAAGATTGCCGATGGAACGGTGAAGAGGGAAGAGGTGTTCTACACCGGGAAG CTCTGGTCCACATTCCAAGCCCCAGACAAAGTCTGCCCAGCTGTAGAGAAATCCTTAAAGGATCTGCAGCTCGATTACATCGATCTGTTTATCATCCACAGCCCCATTGAACTAAAG CCAGGAGACAATCCTTTTCCGGTGGACGAAAATGGAAAATTAATTTATCACAACACAGACATTCGGGAGACATGGAAG GCTCTGGAGGAATGTAAAGACGCCGGGTTGGTCCGATCCATAGGAGTTTCTAATTTCAATAAGAGCCAGGTAGAACTAATCCTGAACAATCCGGAACTGAAATACAAACCCGTCTGCAATCAG GTGGAGTGTCACATTTACCTCAACCAAAGTAAACTTCAGGAGTTCCTCAAGTCTCATGACATTGTACTGGTGGGGTACAGTGTACTGGGCTCAAGCAGAGATGAGAAATG GATAGACCAGAATTCTCCAGTTCTTCTTGAAGATCCAGTGCTGAAGTCTTTGGCGGAAAAGCTTGGCCGGACCCCCGCCCAGGTGGCAATGCGGTTCCTACTACAGAGGGGGATTGTCGTCCTAGCAAAGAGCTTCACCCCAGCCAGGATCAAACAGAACTTCCAG GTCTTTGACTTTCAACTAAGTGAGGATGAAATGAAGACTCTTGAAGGACTTAACAAAAATATGCGTTATATAAGTACCCTACA ATGGCAGGATCATCCCAAATACCCCTTTCATGATGAATATTAA
- the LOC140126051 gene encoding estradiol 17 beta-dehydrogenase 5-like has protein sequence MALRSDSYVVLNDGHKMPVLGFGTYNPHTYTKEQAGESVMVAIEVGYRHIDCAAMYGNEVQVGEGIRSKIKDGTVTREDIFYTGKLWNNNQAPERVRIGLEQSLRDLQLDYLDLFLIHTPMEFQPGDNLFPTDENGKAIYHNTDIRDTWKALEACKDAGLVRSIGVSNFNKRQLELILHMPGLKYKPVCNQVECHIYLNQSKLLEFCKSQDIVLVAYGVLGTSRDKGWIDQNSPKVLEDPVLNAVAEKLNHTPGQVIQRYLLQRGVVVLAKSCIPERIKENFQVFDFELKAEDMEVLNGVKINLRYLTLDVWKDHPKFPFYDEY, from the exons ATGGCTCTCAGGTCGGACTCCTACGTGGTGCTGAATGATGGCCATAAGATGCCAGTGCTTGGATTTGGCACCTACAACCCCCATACG TACACCAAAGAGCAGGCCGGGGAGAGCGTCATGGTGGCCATCGAGGTCGGATATCGCCACATCGACTGCGCCGCGATGTACGGAAATGAGGTTCAGGTCGGTGAAGGTATCAGATCCAAGATTAAGGATGGGACGGTGACGAGAGAAGACATCTTCTACACCGGGAAG TTATGGAATAATAACCAGGCTCCTGAGAGGGTCCGCATTGGCCTGGAACAATCTCTGAGGGATCTACAGCTGGATTACCTGGATCTCTTCCTTATACACACACCCATGGAGTTTCAG CCTGGAGATAATCTTTTCCCTACGGATGAAAATGGAAAAGCGATTTATCATAACACAGATATCCGGGATACATGGAAG GCTCTGGAAGCGTGTAAGGATGCAGGACTTGTCCGATCTATCGGAGTCTCCAATTTTAATAAGAGGCAACTGGAACTGATTCTCCACATGCCAGGACTCAAGTACAAACCCGTTTGCAACCAG GTGGAATGTCACATATACCTCAACCAGAGCAAGTTACTGGAGTTCTGCAAGAGCCAAGACATTGTACTGGTCGCATATGGAGTCCTAGGGACAAGCAGAGACAAGGGATG GATTGATCAGAATTCTCCCAAAGTTCTGGAGGACCCAGTGTTAAATGCAGTTGCTGAGAAACTGAATCACACCCCGGGTCAGGTGATCCAGCGATATCTTCTACAGAGGGGAGTGGTCGTCCTCGCAAAAAGCTGCATTCCTGAGAGGATCAAAGAGAACTTTCAG GTCTTTGACTTTGAATTAAAGGCTGAAGATATGGAAGTTCTGAACGGAGTAAAAATAAACCTGCGTTACCTGACCTTAGATGT cTGGAAGGATCACCCTAAGTTTCCCTTTTATGATGAGTATTGA